The proteins below come from a single Microtus ochrogaster isolate Prairie Vole_2 chromosome 8, MicOch1.0, whole genome shotgun sequence genomic window:
- the Nlrp6 gene encoding NACHT, LRR and PYD domains-containing protein 6 — protein sequence MDAAGAPCSSREALARELILAALEDLSQEQLKRFRHKLRDAPLDGRSIPWGRLENSDAVDLVDKLTQFYGSEPAVDVTRKILKKADARDVAVRLKAQQLQQLGPSSVAVSLSEYKKKYREHVLLQHAKVKERNARSVKINKRFTKLLIAPGSNAVEDELLGPSEEPEPERARRSDTHTFNKLFRGDDEGLRPLTVVLQGPAGIGKTMAAKKILYDWAAGKLYHGQVDFAFFMPCGELLESPGTRSLADLILDQCPDRKAPVRQILALPQRLLFILDGADELPAVGAPEAAPCKDPFEATSGLRVLRGLLSQELLPLARLLVTTRNVAPGTLRGRLGSPQCAEVRGFSDKDKKKYFFKFFRDERKAERAYRFVKENETLFALCFVPFVCWIVCTVLQQQLELGQDLSRTSKTTTSVYLLFIASMLKSAGTNGPRVQGELRTLCRLAREGILKHQAQFSENDLAQLKLQGSQVQTLFLSKKEVLGVLEKEVSYQFIDQSFQEFLAALSYLLEAEGAPGAPAGGVKMLLNSDAELRGHLALTTRFLFGLLSAERVRDVERYFGCVVPERVKQDTLRWVQGQGHPKVAPVGPEKNDELEDTEEPEEDEEDLNFGLELLYCLYETQEDAFVRQSLTNLPEIVLERVRFTRMDLEVLGYCAQCCPAGQALKLVNCGLVEVKEKKKKSLMKRLKGSQNTTKQPPVSLLRPLCEAMTSQQCGLRILIFSRCKLPDAVCRDLSEALKVAPALRELGLLQCRLTEAGLRLLSDGLVWPTCQVQTLRMQMPNLQEAIQYLAILLQQSRVLTTLDLSGCQLPNYMVSCLCSALKHPNCCLKTLSLTSVELSDMSLRDLQAVKTSKPDLTILHPKLDTHPQSLKR from the exons ATGGATGCGGCTGGGGCCCCCTGCTCCAG CCGGGAGGCGCTGGCAAGGGAGCTGATTCTGGCCGCACTAGAAGACTTGAGCCAGGAGCAGCTAAAGCGCTTTCGCCACAAGCTGCGAGATGCGCCCCTGGATGGCCGGAGCATCCCTTGGGGTCGACTGGAGAACTCAGACGCCGTGGACCTCGTCGACAAGCTGACCCAGTTTTATGGGTCAGAGCCAGCCGTGGATGTGACCCGAAAGATCCTGAAGAAGGCGGATGCTCGAGATGTGGCAGTGCGGCTTAAGGCGCAGCAGCTGCAGC AACTCGGCCCCAGCTCAGTGGCTGTCTCCCTGTCGG AGTACAAGAAGAAATACCGCGAGCACGTGCTGCTACAGCACGCTAAGGTGAAGGAGAGAAACGCCCGCTCCGTGAAGATCAACAAGCGCTTCACCAAGCTGCTTATCGCTCCGGGGAGCAACGCCGTGGAGGATGAGCTGCTGGGGCCGTCGGAGGAGCCGGAGCCTGAGCGCGCGAGGCGCTCGGacacgcacacctttaataagCTCTTCCGGGGAGATGACGAGGGCCTGCGGCCGCTGACCGTAGTACTGCAGGGCCCGGCGGGCATTGGCAAGACCATGGCCGCCAAGAAAATCCTCTATGATTGGGCGGCCGGCAAGCTATACCACGGCCAGGTGGACTTCGCCTTCTTCATGCCGTGCGGAGAGCTGCTGGAGAGTCCGGGTACGCGCAGCTTGGCAGACCTGATCCTTGACCAGTGTCCGGACCGCAAGGCTCCGGTGCGGCAGATACTGGCGCTTCCGCAGCGCCTACTGTTTATCCTGGACGGTGCAGACGAGCTGCCTGCTGTTGGAGCCCCGGAGGCCGCGCCCTGCAAAGACCCTTTCGAGGCTACGAGTGGCTTAAGAGTGCTGAGAGGATTGCTGAGCCAGGAGCTGCTGCCCTTGGCTCGCTTGCTGGTGACTACACGCAATGTCGCCCCGGGGACTCTGCGGGGCAGACTGGGCTCTCCACAGTGCGCAGAAGTACGCGGCTTCTCAGACAAAGACAAGAAGAAGTATTTCTTCAAGTTCTTCCGGGACGAGAGGAAGGCAGAGCGCGCTTACCGCTTTGTGAAAGAGAATGAGACGTTGTTTGCGCTGTGCTTCGTGCCCTTCGTGTGCTGGATCGTGTGCACGGTGCTGCAGCAGCAACTGGAGTTGGGCCAGGATCTGTCTCGTACCTCCAAGACCACGACATCGGTGTACCTGCTCTTCATCGCCAGCATGCTGAAGTCTGCAGGCACCAATGGACCCCGGGTGCAGGGAGAACTGCGCACGCTGTGCCGTCTGGCCCGGGAGGGCATCCTGAAGCATCAAGCACAGTTCTCAGAAAATGACCTGGCGCAGTTGAAGCTTCAGGGCTCCCAAGTTCAGACATTGTTTCTCAGCAAGAAAGAAGTGCTGGGCGTTCTAGAAAAGGAGGTCTCTTACCAGTTTATTGACCAGAGCTTCCAGGAGTTCTTGGCTGCATTGTCCTACCTACTGGAGGCTGAGGGGGCTCCAGGGGCACCTGCGGGAGGTGTGAAGATGCTCCTGAACTCTGACGCAGAGTTGCGTGGTCATCTTGCACTCACCACCCGCTTCCTCTTCGGACTACTGAGTGCAGAAAGGGTTCGTGACGTTGAACGTTATTTTGGCTGTGTGGTGCCAGAACGCGTGAAACAGGACACCCTACGGTGGGTACAAGGACAGGGCCACCCCAAGGTGGCTCCAGTAGGGCCAGAAAAGAATGATGAGCTGGAGGACACTGAGGAAccagaggaggatgaggaggaccTCAACTTTGGACTGGAACTGTTGTACTGCCTGTATGAGACACAAGAGGATGCTTTTGTTCGCCAGTCTCTCACCAACCTTCCAGAGATAGTCCTGGAGCGAGTTCGGTTCACCCGCATGGACCTCGAGGTCCTGGGCTACTGCGCCCAGTGCTGCCCAGCTGGTCAGGCTCTGAAACTGGTCAACTGTGGGCTGGTGGAGgtaaaggagaagaagaaaaagagtctgATGAAGCGGCTGAAGGG TTCTCAAAACACCACGAAACAACCCCCAGTCTCCCTGCTGCGTCCACTCTGTGAGGCCATGACGTCCCAACAATGTGGCCTGCGTATCCtgat CTTTTCACGCTGCAAACTCCCTGATGCAGTTTGTCGAGACCTCTCTGAGGCCCTGAAGGTAGCTCCTGCTCTCAGGGAGCTGGGTCTCCTCCAGTGTCGGCTCACTGAGGCAGGCCTGCGTTTACTGAGTGATGGACTGGTTTGGCCCACGTGCCAGGTGCAGACACTCAG GATGCAAATGCCTAACCTCCAAGAAGCAATCCAGTACCTGGCCATCCTGCTCCAGCAGAGCCGGGTCCTGACCACCCTGGATCTCAGTGGCTGTCAGCTGCCTAACTACATGGTGTCCTGCCTGTGTTCAGCCCTGAAACACCCTAATTGCTGCCTAAAGACTCTCAG TCTGACCTCTGTGGAGCTGAGTGACATGTCACTGAGGGACCTTCAAGCTGTGAAGACATCAAAGCCAGACCTGACCATCCTACATCCAAAACTAGACACACATCCTCAATCTCTCAAGAGATGA